In the genome of Hyla sarda isolate aHylSar1 unplaced genomic scaffold, aHylSar1.hap1 scaffold_1372, whole genome shotgun sequence, the window TGACGGGGGCAGGTCTGCTGTCATGTGATTGGTGCCCCCTCTCATGTGACAAGGCGGGTCTGCTGTCATGTGATTGGTGCTCCCTCTAATGTGGCGGGCCGGTCTGCTGTCATGTGATCGGTACACCCTCTCATGTGACGGGGGAACGTCTGCTGTCATGTGATCGCTTCCCCCTCTCATGTGACAGGGTCTGTTCTGCTGTCATGTGATCGCTGCCCCCTCTTGTTGTGGGGAAAATCTGCTGTCGTGATCGGCGCCCCCTCTCATGTTGTCATGTGATGTGTCTTGGGGGTCACTATGGGTTttgtactgtcatgtgatgtcttGGGGGGTCTTTATAGGTCttgtactgtcatgtgatgtgtcTTGGGGGTCACTATGGGTCttgtactgtcatgtgatgtcttGGGGGGTCTTTATAGGTCttgtactgtcatgtgatgtgtcTTGGGGTCACTATGGGTTttgtactgtcatgtgatgtcttGGGGGGTCTTTATAGGTCttgtactgtcatgtgatatgtctTGGGGGTCACTATGGTTCttgtactgtcatgtgatgtgttTTGGGGTCACTATGGGTCttgtactgtcatgtgatgtgtcTTGGGGGGTCACTATGGGTCttgtactgtcatgtgatatgtctTGGGGGGTCACTATGGTTCttgtactgtcatgtgatgtgtcTTGGGGTCACTATGGGTCTTGTTCTGTCATGTGATGTGTCTTGGGGTCACTATGGGTCTTGTACtgtcatgagatgtgtcttggggGGTCACTATGGGTTttgtactgtcatgtgatgtgtcTTGGGGTCACTATGGGTCttgtactgtcatgtgatgtcttGGGGGGTCTTTATAGGTCttgtactgtcatgtgatgtgtcTTGGGGGTCACTATGGGTCttgtactgtcatgtgatatgtctTGGGGGTCACTATAGTTCTTGTACTGTCGTGATGTGTCTTGGGATCACTATGGGTCttgtactgtcatgtgatgtgtcTTGGGGTCACTATGGGTCttgtactgtcatgtgatgtgtcTTGGGGGTCACTATGGGTCttgtactgtcatgtgatgtgtcTTGGGGGTCACTATGGGTCttgtactgtcatgtgatgtgtcTTGGGGGTCACTATGGGTCttgtactgtcatgtgatgtgtcTTGGGGGTCACTATGGGTCttgtactgtcatgtgatgtcttGGGGAGGTCTTTATAGGTCttgtactgtcatgtgatgtcttGGGGAGGTCTTTATAGGTCttgtactgtcatgtgatgtgtcTTGGGGGTCACTATGGGTCttgtactgtcatgtgatgtgtcTTGGGGGTCACTATGGGTCttgtactgtcatgtgatgtcttGGGGAGGTCTTTATAGGTCttgtactgtcatgtgatgtgtcTTGGGGGTCACTATGGGTCttgtactgtcatgtgatgtgtcTTGGGGGTCACTATGGGTCttgtactgtcatgtgatgtgtcTTGGGGGTCACTATGGGTCttgtactgtcatgtgatgtgtcTTGGGGGTCACTATGGGTCttgtactgtcatgtgatgtgtcTTGGGGGTCACTATGGGTCttgtactgtcatgtgatgtcttGGGGAGGTCTTTATAGGTCttgtactgtcatgtgatgtgtcTTGGGGGTCACTATGGGTCttgtactgtcatgtgatgtcttGGGGGGGTCTTTATAGGTCttgtactgtcatgtgatgtgtcTTGGGGGGTCACTATGGGTTTTGTACTATCATATAATGTGTCTTGGGGGTCACTATGGGTCttgtactgtcatgtgatgtgtcTTGGGGGTCACTATGGGTTTTGCACTGTCATGTGATGTGTCTTGGGGGTCACTATGGATTTTGCACTGTCATGTGATGTGTCTTGGGGGTCACTATGGGTCTTGTACTGTCATGGCGGGTCTGCTGTATTTGACCTGTTACTTGTATTCTTTCTTCTAGCCTGCAGCTCCTGTAAACTTATGGAGAAGAAGGATTTTGAGACATGGCTTGAGAACCTTTCAGCGTCGTTCTTCACACTCACTGACCTGCAGAAAAATGAGACCCTGGATCACCTGATCAGCCTGAGCGGCGCTGTGCAGCTGCGTCACCTGTCCAATAACCTGGAGACTCTGCTGAAACGCGACTTCCTGAAGCTTCTTCCCCTGGAGCTCAGCTTCTACCTACTGAAATGGCTGGACCCCCAGACCCTGCTCACTTGCTGCCTGGTGTCCAAGCAATGGAACAAGGTGATCAGCGCCTGCACGGAGGTATGGCAGATGGCGTGCCGCGGCCTGGGATGGCAGATTGACGAAGCTGTGCAGGACACACTGCACTGGAAGAAGGTTTACCTGAAGGCTGTCGTACGTATGAAGCAACTGGCCAACCATGAAGCCTTCCAGACCGCGTCCCTCATTGGACACAGCGCCAgagtatatgcactttattataagGACGGCCTCCTATGTACAGGTAAAGGGAATGAGTGGGGCCCCGGGCGATCCTGGCTGTCATCCCGGGCCTTAGTGAGGGGGGGCACCCATCTGACAGATGGTGTACTGATGTCTGGgttctgtaagggtatgttcacacggacgGAGATTCAGACTTGCAGCCGGCTCCGGCGGTAGGACCATtgactgcgccgtcaccattgactgctatgtccgccgctgaaattccacagtgtgaacgggtctcgcggagacccattcacactaatgttaagttcacaccgcagaattccacgggaattccgtagtgtgaacataccctaacttaTACAGACTGGGGTCTGTTTATGTAGATTGGTGTCAGCGTAGGGTGGGAGGGTGGAATACACTATACTGATGTCTGCTTCTCGTGCGCTGCAGGTTCTGATGACTTGTCTGCAAAGCTGTGGGACGTGAGCACCGGCCAATGTGTCTACGGTATCCAGACACACACCTGCGCTGCTGTCACCTTTGATGAACAAAAGCTTGTGACCGGCTCATTCGATAACACTGTGGCCTGCTGGGACTGGAGCTCAGGGGCCCGAACACAGCACTTCCGGGGCCACACTGGTGCAGGTAAAACAtacatatcattattattattttgcagcAGACATACTTCTTATATATGGCACCATCTTGGTCTGCTGAAGTTTAGAGTGAGAACAAAGAACCACTCCTCAATCCATACACCTAATATTCCTCTCCATCCacccagacccctccccttcatccacccagacccctccccttcatccacccagacCCCTCCCCTTTATCCACACaggcccctccccttcatccacccagacCCCTCCCCTTTATCCACACAGGCCCCTCCCCTTTATCAAAGGCCCTCCCCTTCATCAACCTaggcccctccccttcatccacctatacccctccccttcatccacctatACCCCTCCCCTTTATCCACCTAGACCCCTCTCCTTTGTccacccaggcccctcccctttgtccacccaggcccctccccttTATCCAAGGCCATCCCCTTGATCCACCTaggcccctccccttcatccacctagacctctccccttcatccacctagaccccctccccttcttccaCCTAGACCCTCCTCTTCATCCACatagacccctccccttcatccacccagacccctccccttcatccacctagacccctccccttcatccacccagacccctccccttcatccacccaggCCACTCCCCTTTATCCTAGGCCCCTCCCATTCATCCACctagacccctccccttcatccgtcCAGGCCCCTCCCCTTTATCCACACAGGCCCCTCCCCTTTATCAAAGGCCCTCCCCTTCATCAACCTaggcccctccccttcatccacctatacccctccccttcatccacctatacccctccccttcatccacctagACCCCTCTCCTTTGTccacccaggcccctcccctttgtccacccaggcccctccccttTATCCAAGGCCATCCCCTTGATCCACCTaggcccctccccttcatccacctagacccctccccttcatccacctagaccccctccccttcttccaCCTAGACCCTCCTCTTCATCCACatagacccctccccttcatccacccagacccctccccttcatccacctagacccctccccttcatccacccagacccctccccttcatccacccaggCCACTCCCCTTTATCCTAGGCCCCTCCCATTCATCCACctagacccctccccttcatccgtcCAGGTCCCTCCCCTTCATCCGTCCaggcccctccccttcatccgtccagacccctccccttcatccatccagacccctccccttcctttGTCCAGATCCCCCCCATATCCCTCCTCTTCATCCCCTCCATACTCCTGCCATTTATCCTCCATACCTCTCCACTTCTTTCTCCCGTACCccgtccccttcatccacccataccccatcGCTTCACCCCTCCCCCCATACAGCCATGTCCCTCGACTTCATGGActcatgcccctccccctcatccacCCAGATCCCTCCCCCTCATCCACCCAGACCCCTCCCAATCATGCACCCATGCCCCTCCCCTTCATTCACCTatgcccctccccttccccattccCCTCCCTTTTATCCCCTCATCCAcccatgcccctccccctcataacccctgcccctccccctcatccacATCTCCCTCCCTTGGTTTGCAACCATACTATCTCTATATGATCAGATCCATTACATCATGGAGTCTATTCTGTAACAAAGCTTCTTCCTTCACTCAATGTAAGAAATAGAAAGCAGTGGGAACATAATGGACTGTGCTTGTCTATAGAGCTGACAATCTGTAGGAGCGGCTGGTGTATGTAAGAAATAGAAAGCAGTGGGAACATAATGGACTGTGCTTGTCTATAGAGCTGACAATCTGTAGGTGCGGCTGGTGTATGTAAGAAATAGAGAGCAGTGGGAACATAATGGACTGTGCTTGTCTATAGAGCTGACAATCTGTAGGTGCGGCTGGTGTATGTAAGAAATAGAAAGCAGTGGGAACATAATGGACTGTGCTTGTCTATAGAGCTGACAATCTGTAGGAGCGGCTGGTGTATGTAAGAAATAGAGAGCAGTGGGAACATAATGGACTGTGCTTGTCTATAGAGCTGACAATCTGTAGGAGCGGCTGGTGTATGTAAGAAATAGAAAGCAGTGGGAACATAATGGACTGTGCTTGTCTATAGAGCTGACAATCTGTAGGTGCGGCTGGTGTATGTAAGAAATAGAGAGCAGTGGGAACATAATGGACTGTGCTTGTCTATAGAGCTGACAATCTGTAGGTGCGGCTGGTGTATGTAAGAAATAGAAAGCAGTGGGAACATAATGGACTGTGCTTGTCTATAGAGCTGACAATCTGTAGGAGCGGCTGGTGTATGTAAGAAATAGAGAGCAGTGGGAACATAATGGACTGTGCTTGTCTATAGAGCTGACAATCTGTAGGAGCGGCTGGTGTATGTAAGAAATAGAAAGCAGTGGGAACATAATGGACTGTGCTTGTCTATAGAGCTGACAATCTGTAGGAGCGGCTGGTGTATGTAAGAAATAGAAAGCAGCAGGAACATAATGGAC includes:
- the LOC130306431 gene encoding F-box/WD repeat-containing protein 2 (The sequence of the model RefSeq protein was modified relative to this genomic sequence to represent the inferred CDS: added 680 bases not found in genome assembly); the protein is MEKKDFETWLENLSASFFTLTDLQKNETLDHLISLSGAVQLRHLSNNLETLLKRDFLKLLPLELSFYLLKWLDPQTLLTCCLVSKQWNKVISACTEVWQMACRGLGWQIDEAVQDTLHWKKVYLKAVVRMKQLANHEAFQTASLIGHSARVYALYYKDGLLCTGSDDLSAKLWDVSTGQCVYGIQTHTCAAVTFDEQKLVTGSFDNTVACWDWSSGARTQHFRGHTGAVFSVDYNDELDLLVSGSADNTVKIWALSSGTCLNTLTGHTEWVTKVVLQKCQVTSVLHSPGDYILLSADKYEIKIWPIGREINCKCLKTLYVSDDRSITLQPRLHFDGRYIVCSSALGLYQWDFASYDILRIIKTPDSTNLSLLSFGDIFALLFDNHHLYIMDLRTEKVISRWPLPEYRKSKRGSSFLAGEVAWLDGLDGSNDVGLVFATSMPDHSIHLVLWKENG